In one window of Polaromonas naphthalenivorans CJ2 DNA:
- the fabI gene encoding enoyl-ACP reductase FabI: protein MGFLAGKKLLITGVLSTRSIAYGIAKACHAQGAELAFSYVGERFKDRITEFAADFGSSLIFDCDVGSDEQIDKLFVDLAKTWPTFDGFVHSIGYAPREAIAGDFLDGFSRENFRIAHDISAYSFPAMTKAALPYLNPKSAVLTLTYLGAERIIPHYNTMGLAKASLEASVRYLAESLGPKGMRANGLSAGPIKTLAASGIKDFGKLLGMVAAASPMRRNVTIEDVGNVAAFLLSDLASGVTAEITYVDCGFSATAGASRDSDSVA from the coding sequence ATGGGTTTTCTCGCCGGCAAAAAACTGTTGATCACGGGCGTGCTGTCCACCCGGTCCATCGCCTATGGCATCGCCAAGGCCTGCCATGCGCAAGGGGCTGAGCTGGCTTTCAGCTACGTGGGCGAGCGTTTCAAGGACCGCATCACCGAATTTGCAGCCGACTTCGGCTCCAGCCTGATCTTTGACTGCGATGTCGGCTCCGACGAGCAGATCGACAAGCTGTTTGTCGATCTGGCCAAAACCTGGCCGACCTTTGACGGCTTTGTCCACAGCATCGGCTACGCGCCGCGCGAGGCGATTGCCGGCGATTTCCTGGATGGCTTTTCGCGCGAGAACTTCCGCATCGCGCACGACATCAGCGCCTACAGCTTTCCGGCCATGACCAAGGCCGCCCTGCCCTACCTCAACCCCAAGTCCGCCGTGCTGACGCTGACCTACCTGGGCGCCGAGCGCATCATTCCGCACTACAACACCATGGGCCTGGCCAAGGCCAGCCTGGAAGCGTCGGTGCGCTACTTGGCCGAATCGCTCGGCCCCAAGGGCATGCGCGCCAACGGCCTGAGCGCCGGCCCGATCAAGACCCTGGCCGCCAGCGGCATCAAGGATTTCGGCAAGCTGCTGGGCATGGTGGCAGCGGCCTCGCCGATGCGCCGCAACGTGACCATCGAGGATGTGGGCAATGTGGCCGCATTCTTGCTTAGCGATCTGGCCAGCGGCGTGACGGCTGAAATCACCTATGTGGACTGCGGCTTCAGCGCCACGGCCGGCGCCAGCCGCGACAGCGATTCCGTTGCCTGA
- a CDS encoding DNA ligase — translation MQRRFFLSLVGLTLAGSLRPAVAGTPVALASPPSSVPSLMLANVYRSGIVLADYWVSEKFDGVRGYWDGQALWTRGGERVAAPAWFTAGWPNVAMDGELWAGHGQFPKAVSTVRQQTPDDAAWRSMRFMVFDLPAHGGPFTERIPALNGVVSRIDQHWVQAVEQFKVASPQALQTLLSKTVKNGGEGLMLHRGASLYKGQRNDDLLKLKTHDDSEARVVAHVPGQGKYAGKLGALLVEMPAADGKPAQRFKLGTGFSDAQRQNPPAVGTRITYRFRGLNDSGIPRFASFMRVRED, via the coding sequence ATGCAGCGACGTTTTTTCCTGTCCTTGGTCGGCCTGACCCTTGCAGGCTCGCTGCGGCCTGCGGTGGCTGGCACGCCTGTTGCGCTTGCGTCGCCGCCGTCATCAGTGCCTTCATTGATGCTGGCCAATGTGTACCGCTCCGGCATCGTTCTGGCCGATTACTGGGTCAGCGAAAAATTCGACGGGGTGCGCGGCTACTGGGATGGCCAGGCCCTCTGGACACGCGGCGGCGAGCGCGTTGCAGCCCCTGCCTGGTTCACGGCGGGCTGGCCCAACGTGGCGATGGATGGCGAACTCTGGGCGGGCCATGGGCAGTTCCCCAAGGCGGTTTCCACCGTGCGCCAGCAAACACCCGATGATGCAGCCTGGCGCAGCATGCGCTTCATGGTGTTTGACCTGCCCGCGCACGGCGGCCCGTTCACCGAACGGATTCCGGCCCTCAATGGCGTGGTCAGCCGGATTGACCAGCACTGGGTGCAGGCCGTGGAGCAGTTCAAGGTGGCAAGCCCCCAGGCGCTGCAGACCCTGCTGTCCAAAACCGTGAAAAACGGCGGCGAAGGACTGATGCTGCATCGCGGCGCTTCGCTGTACAAGGGCCAGCGCAATGACGACCTGCTCAAGCTCAAGACGCACGACGACAGCGAGGCACGCGTCGTGGCTCATGTTCCGGGCCAGGGCAAATACGCCGGCAAGCTGGGCGCGCTGCTGGTGGAAATGCCGGCGGCTGACGGAAAGCCGGCGCAGCGCTTCAAGCTCGGCACCGGCTTTAGCGATGCCCAGCGGCAAAATCCGCCGGCCGTCGGCACGCGCATCACCTACCGATTCAGGGGCCTGAACGACAGCGGCATTCCGCGCTTCGCCAGCTTCATGCGGGTACGCGAAGACTGA
- a CDS encoding arginine/lysine/ornithine decarboxylase, translated as MKFRFPIVIIDEDFRSENTSGLGIRALAQAIESEGFEVLGVTSYGDLSQFAQQQSRASAFILSIDDEEFTPGPDLDPAVLDLRNFIAEVRRKNLDVPIYVYGETKTSRHIPNDILRELHGFIHMFEDTPEFVARHIIREAKSYLEGVQPPFFKALLDYAEDGSYSWHCPGHSGGVAFLKSPVGQMYHQFYGENMLRSDVCNAVEELGQLLDHNGAIGASERNAARIFNADHCFFVTNGTSTSNKMVWHHTVAPGDVVVVDRNCHKSILHAIIMTGSIPVFLKPTRNHFGIIGPIPQSEFEPEAIRAKIAANPLLKGVDAATVKPRVLTLTQSTYDGVLYNTETIKGMLDGYIDNLHFDEAWLPHAAFHPFYGTYHSMGKNRIRPKNAVVYATQSIHKLLAGISQASHVLVQDSQNVKLDRHLFNEAYLMHTSTSPQYSIIASCDVAAAMMEPPGGTALVEESIAEALDFRRAMRKIDEEYGADWWFKVWGPDKLVEEGIGRAQDWIIKGESRSAKTAKNGAANWHGFGQMATGFNMLDPIKSTIVTPGLDLNGKFAKTGIPASIVTKFLAEHGVIVEKTGLYSFFILFTIGITKGRWNTLLTALQQFKDDYDKNQPMWRILPEFCQKFPKYERMGLADLCQHIHALYAKYDIARLTTEVYLSDLMPAMKPSDAYAHIAHRTTERVEIDHLEGRITVGLVTPYPPGIPLLIPGEVFNKKIVDYLKFSREFNAQCPGFETDIHGLVEQADAKGKVRYYADCVKK; from the coding sequence ATGAAATTTCGCTTTCCGATTGTCATCATCGACGAGGACTTCCGTTCTGAAAACACCTCGGGACTGGGCATACGCGCACTCGCCCAGGCCATAGAAAGCGAAGGCTTCGAGGTGCTGGGCGTCACCAGCTACGGTGACTTGTCGCAGTTCGCGCAGCAGCAAAGCCGTGCCAGCGCCTTTATTTTGTCGATTGACGATGAAGAGTTCACGCCCGGTCCCGATCTGGACCCGGCCGTGCTCGACCTGCGCAACTTCATTGCCGAGGTGCGCCGAAAAAACCTGGACGTGCCGATTTACGTTTATGGCGAGACCAAGACCTCGCGCCATATCCCGAACGACATCCTGCGCGAGCTGCACGGCTTCATCCACATGTTCGAGGACACGCCCGAGTTCGTGGCGCGCCACATCATCCGCGAGGCCAAAAGCTACCTCGAAGGCGTGCAGCCGCCGTTTTTCAAGGCGCTGCTGGACTACGCCGAGGACGGCTCCTATTCATGGCATTGCCCCGGCCATTCCGGCGGCGTTGCTTTCCTGAAAAGCCCGGTCGGGCAGATGTACCACCAGTTCTACGGCGAGAACATGCTGCGCTCGGACGTCTGCAACGCGGTGGAAGAGCTGGGCCAACTGCTCGACCACAACGGCGCCATCGGCGCCAGCGAGCGCAATGCGGCGCGCATCTTCAATGCCGACCATTGCTTTTTCGTGACCAACGGCACGTCAACGTCCAACAAGATGGTCTGGCACCATACCGTGGCGCCGGGCGACGTGGTGGTGGTGGACCGCAACTGCCATAAATCGATCCTGCACGCCATCATCATGACCGGCTCGATCCCGGTGTTCCTCAAGCCCACGCGCAACCATTTCGGCATCATCGGCCCGATTCCGCAAAGCGAATTCGAGCCCGAGGCGATTCGCGCCAAGATTGCCGCCAACCCCTTGCTCAAGGGCGTTGATGCCGCCACCGTCAAGCCACGCGTGCTGACGCTGACCCAATCGACCTACGACGGCGTGCTCTACAACACCGAGACCATCAAGGGCATGCTCGACGGCTACATCGACAACCTGCACTTTGACGAAGCCTGGCTGCCGCACGCCGCTTTCCACCCGTTCTACGGCACCTACCACTCGATGGGCAAGAACCGCATCCGGCCGAAAAACGCCGTGGTGTACGCCACGCAGTCGATCCACAAGCTGCTGGCCGGCATCAGCCAGGCCAGCCATGTCTTGGTGCAGGATTCGCAGAACGTCAAGCTCGACAGGCACCTGTTCAACGAGGCCTACCTGATGCACACCTCGACCTCGCCGCAGTACAGCATCATTGCCAGCTGCGACGTGGCCGCCGCCATGATGGAGCCGCCCGGCGGCACCGCGCTGGTCGAGGAAAGCATTGCCGAGGCGCTCGATTTCCGCCGCGCCATGCGCAAGATCGATGAGGAATATGGCGCGGACTGGTGGTTCAAGGTCTGGGGGCCGGACAAGCTGGTGGAGGAAGGCATTGGCCGTGCCCAGGACTGGATCATCAAGGGCGAGTCGCGCAGCGCCAAGACCGCAAAGAACGGCGCGGCCAACTGGCACGGCTTTGGCCAGATGGCCACCGGCTTCAACATGCTGGACCCGATCAAATCGACCATCGTCACGCCGGGGCTGGACCTGAACGGCAAGTTTGCCAAGACCGGCATTCCGGCCAGCATCGTGACCAAGTTCCTGGCCGAGCATGGCGTGATTGTGGAAAAGACCGGCCTGTACAGCTTTTTCATCCTGTTCACCATCGGCATCACCAAGGGCCGCTGGAACACGCTGCTGACCGCGCTGCAGCAGTTCAAGGACGACTACGACAAGAACCAGCCGATGTGGCGCATCCTGCCCGAGTTCTGCCAGAAGTTCCCGAAGTACGAGCGCATGGGGCTGGCCGACCTGTGCCAGCATATTCATGCCCTGTATGCCAAGTACGACATTGCACGGCTGACGACTGAGGTGTACCTGAGCGACCTGATGCCGGCCATGAAGCCGAGCGACGCCTACGCCCACATTGCCCATCGCACGACCGAGCGGGTGGAAATCGACCATCTGGAAGGCCGGATCACCGTCGGGCTGGTGACACCTTACCCGCCGGGTATTCCGCTCCTGATTCCCGGTGAAGTGTTTAACAAGAAAATCGTCGATTACCTGAAGTTTTCCCGCGAATTCAATGCGCAGTGCCCGGGTTTCGAGACTGACATTCATGGTCTGGTCGAGCAGGCCGATGCGAAGGGAAAAGTCCGCTACTACGCCGACTGCGTGAAGAAATAA
- a CDS encoding NfeD family protein, producing the protein MSDANIWWLLAGAAIAVELVTGTFYLLMLATGLVAGALAASMGFALAGQMLVAAAIGGGAVAAWHWRRSQSPAPLAANANPDVHLDIGETVHVLRWNADGTASVNFRGAHWTAVAADPAGSTVPGNYRITQMLGNRLVIEKL; encoded by the coding sequence ATGAGCGATGCAAATATCTGGTGGCTGCTGGCGGGTGCGGCCATCGCGGTGGAACTGGTGACGGGCACGTTTTACCTGCTCATGCTGGCCACGGGACTGGTTGCCGGTGCGCTGGCGGCCAGCATGGGCTTTGCCCTGGCCGGCCAGATGTTGGTGGCTGCGGCCATAGGCGGCGGTGCGGTGGCCGCGTGGCACTGGCGCCGCAGTCAAAGTCCGGCGCCCCTGGCGGCCAATGCCAATCCGGATGTCCATCTCGATATTGGCGAGACGGTTCATGTGCTGCGGTGGAACGCCGACGGCACGGCCAGCGTGAATTTTCGCGGCGCCCACTGGACGGCGGTTGCCGCCGACCCGGCCGGCTCAACCGTCCCGGGAAACTACCGGATCACGCAAATGCTGGGCAATCGCCTCGTCATCGAAAAGCTTTAA
- a CDS encoding SPFH domain-containing protein, with protein sequence MEIALVILVLAGIFIVQSIKVVPQQNAWVVERLGKYLGTLTPGLNLLIPFVDRVAYKHSLKEIPLDVPSQVCITRDNTQLQVDGILYFQVTDAMRASYGSSNYIVAVTQLAQTSLRSVIGKLELDKTFEERNIINAQVVAAIDEAALNWGVKVLRYEIKDLTPPKEILHAMQSQITAEREKRALIAASEGRKQEQINIATGEREAFIARSEGEKQAAINNAQGEASAILAVAEANARAIEVVAMAIRQPGGELAVQLKVAEKAVAAYSQVASEAHTTLIVPSNMTEVSALITSAMKMVQSSKA encoded by the coding sequence ATGGAAATCGCACTCGTCATCCTCGTCCTGGCAGGCATTTTTATCGTGCAGAGCATCAAGGTGGTGCCGCAGCAAAATGCCTGGGTGGTCGAGCGCCTGGGCAAATACCTCGGCACGCTGACGCCGGGCCTGAATTTGCTGATCCCGTTTGTGGACCGGGTGGCCTACAAGCACAGCCTGAAGGAAATCCCGCTGGATGTTCCCAGCCAGGTGTGCATCACGCGCGACAACACCCAGCTGCAGGTGGACGGAATCCTGTATTTCCAGGTGACTGACGCGATGCGGGCCAGCTATGGCTCGTCCAACTACATTGTGGCGGTCACGCAACTGGCCCAGACCTCGCTGCGCTCGGTCATCGGCAAGCTCGAACTGGACAAGACCTTTGAAGAGCGCAACATCATCAATGCGCAGGTGGTGGCCGCCATTGACGAGGCGGCGCTGAACTGGGGCGTGAAGGTGCTGCGCTACGAGATCAAGGACCTGACGCCTCCCAAGGAAATCCTGCATGCGATGCAGTCGCAAATCACGGCGGAGCGCGAAAAGCGCGCGCTGATCGCCGCCTCCGAAGGCCGCAAGCAGGAGCAGATCAACATCGCCACCGGCGAGCGCGAAGCCTTCATCGCCCGCTCCGAAGGCGAGAAGCAGGCCGCCATCAACAACGCGCAGGGCGAAGCCTCGGCGATTCTGGCCGTGGCCGAGGCCAATGCCCGGGCGATTGAAGTCGTGGCCATGGCGATTCGCCAGCCCGGCGGCGAACTGGCGGTTCAGCTCAAGGTCGCCGAAAAAGCCGTCGCGGCCTATTCGCAGGTCGCCAGCGAGGCCCACACCACGCTGATCGTTCCGAGCAACATGACCGAAGTCTCGGCGCTGATCACCTCGGCCATGAAGATGGTGCAGTCGAGCAAGGCTTGA
- a CDS encoding DUF2237 family protein, which translates to MNAKNVLGTELLSCSYDPLTGYLRDGCCNTDASDHGSHLICVRVTGEFLAFSKARGNDLATPVPEHRFAGLQPGDRWCLCALRWREALEAGMAPPVILEATHANALQFVTMAQLEKHRYQGAVH; encoded by the coding sequence ATGAATGCAAAAAACGTTCTCGGCACCGAACTGCTGTCCTGCTCCTACGACCCGCTCACCGGCTATTTGCGCGATGGCTGCTGCAACACCGATGCCTCCGATCACGGCTCGCACCTGATCTGCGTCCGTGTGACCGGGGAATTCCTGGCGTTTTCCAAGGCTCGCGGCAATGACCTGGCCACGCCCGTGCCCGAGCACCGCTTTGCCGGCCTGCAACCCGGCGACCGCTGGTGCCTGTGCGCGCTTCGCTGGCGCGAAGCACTGGAAGCGGGAATGGCACCTCCGGTCATCCTGGAAGCGACCCATGCGAATGCGCTCCAGTTCGTGACCATGGCGCAGCTTGAAAAACACCGCTATCAGGGCGCGGTGCATTAA